A stretch of DNA from Erythrolamprus reginae isolate rEryReg1 chromosome 10, rEryReg1.hap1, whole genome shotgun sequence:
TTCATCGGCTCACCCCCCCGACTCCCTTTCTTTGGGCTCGAAGCTTCCCTTGGACCACTTCAAGGAGGTTCCCCAGAATTCTCTTGCCATGAAGAGGCACTTGCAAGAATCGGACCATAGAGCGGTCATTTCAAGCCATCAGGGAAGCTGCCCCCGTCCCGTCCCCCCCTCAGCTGGGAGCAAGTGGGGTGTTGAGGTAGAAACCTGGGCCTCCCAGAGGGGCGACACCGAGCAGCTGGGAGTCCCTGGTGGATTTCCCGTCTCCCTGCCCTTGTCCTGGATGCTTTCGGCCCTTCAAAACGGCAAGTCCTATTTGGCCTTGCTGGGGCCACTCCAAAGCTGGCAGGGCAAGCTTGAGGCCCAGCGTGGCCGTTACCTGGGCAGCTAAGTGGGGGCCAAGGGATGGGGAAAGCAGGCCCACGGCTTCACTCGGGTGGCAAGAGGATGAGGACGGCTCAAAATGCTCAGGCGAGCATCATCTCCCGGCCGAGTTGGGCAGGGGGGAGAGCTGGCAGCACCCAGCCAGGCGGCCTCTGGGTGAGCGGGAGCCTTGGAGGAGCGCCAGGAGGAAAACGCAACGCACCGGAACCCCCAAACTAGCACCCAGAGGCAGCTGCAGTCTCTGAAACACTTTTCCGTGTTTTTTTAAAGACGAAATTAAAGCACGATCTGGACTAGTAGCCTTTTCACGAGTAATCTAATCACCAAACATCAATTCCACGGACGTCGTTCAAAAATGATCCGCAATCCACGTAAAAGGATTTTTTAAGTCCTCTGAGAAAACCTTTTTCCCCAAAAAAGGAACTCCCTCTTCGGCCAACATTGCCAAACCTCCGTCTCCCCTGAAAAGTCCCTGTGGGGGGGAATGAGGATTCAGGAGGAGCCACTGGCTGcggtttttggggagggggagagtccTTCTGAGAGGGCCCCCCCTCTTTTGAACTCTGCTTTATAAGAGACtgagtccttcctttcctttctgcctCCTCCTTCTGTTACTTGATTCAGTGGCTTGGTTTTTATCAGCAGACTATAAAACTGGGTGAATGGTAGTTAGGAAAGAGGAGCTGTGGGAAACTGGGTTTCCTTTGAGTTTCATGCCAGGGGGGTAACCTTCCGCGCCTCTAAACTTCTCATGTGCAAAAAGGTTTGGATTTCCTATTCCCAAGCCTGGCGGTGAAGCAGGCAACAGCCTGGCCAGAACAGCTCAAGAGACCCAAACTGGGAAAGActcggagggagggaaggaggaggcttAGGGCTGAGTGACCACAACGGATCCGGTTGTGGCATCAGAAGAGAGCAGACTCCTTTGGTTTCGGAGGTCCGTCTTCTTCAGGGAGGGGGCACTGGCCAAGTTTTGATCTGGGGCTGGAGTTGGGATCCCCCCCCTCCCAGCAAGGTCACCCCAGACAGACCCCGACTGGAAAACGTGTCCGGTTATTCGCTGCGACTGCAATGGACATTCCGCTTGAAGGTGgcgttaaaaaataataatacattctCCTCCCTTCTGCCTCCTCTGCTTCCCACCCGGCAGAGTTTGGCAGTCGAGGCCTCCGAGCCGGGAGAGGAGGTGGCTACTGCAGTGCCGGTGAACCCAAGCCGGAGGGTCAGCTGTCTTGGTAAATGAAGAGGATGTCCTCATCTGTGCCGTAGCTGGTCCGGGCTTCCTCAAAATTATGGACACTGGTGCTGCATGTTCCTGGGGGGTGGAGAGTTAGACAGGGGAGGCTGCAAAGGACCCTCCCCCCCCTGGTGCAGACCCCTTGCAAAGGGAATGACCCCCCTCCCACAGCCCCAGAAATGAGCCCGGGCAGCTGCAGACAGGAGGTGGGCCAAGGGAGCAGTTATACTCACGGTCGGCGTAGGCAGGGTTGTTGTAGTAAATGCACCCCAGGGCTCGGTTGTAGCCACACAGGACGATGAAGTGGCCCTGGTAGTCGGGGCTACGGCAGAAACACTTCTGACCAATGGGCAGGAAGCAGCAGTACTTGACCGGGCTGGAGCAGAGGTCGCACAGCAGCAGGACGGCGTTGACCAGcacgatggcgatgtggccttgCGAGAGGTGCTCCTGGATGTCGCCGATGGTCACTGTGCTGCCGGACGAGGGATGCAGAATAAGTCTTTATGGTCACTCGGAACGCACGCCAATCGGCGTCCGTTGCATTGCCTCCAGCTCTTAAAGGGTCAACAAAGCTCTTGCGAAACATGGAGGTCCTGCTAGAAATAATTCAAATCCTCCTCCCAGAAGGGGACAACAGAAACAGATTGTGGAGTGGGGGGGTTTCTCTTTTAACAATGCTTCGAGCTCTGAGCACAGAACAATTATAAGCAGtaccctaaagcagtgtttcccaaccttggcaacttgaatatatctggacttcaactcccagaattccccagccagcgaatgctggctggggaattctgggagttgaagtccagatatattcaagttgccaaggttaggaaatacCGCCCTAAAGAGCAGGAAGCAAGCTTTCTATAATAATCTCTGCTGTCTTCATCACTTTCTGTAGGGACTTacgataccaggttgcaacgccttggtctcttcagccttgaaagacagcgttgaaggggtgacttgatcgaagtgtataaaatcatgcatgggatggaaaaggtggatagagaaaaattcttttctccatcacacaatactaagacgaggggccctccctaaagctcataggtgagaaagcgaggacaaacaaagggaaatatttcttcacccagagggtcctgggttgatggaattcccttccagaagaggtcgtgacagttgtcagccttgatagcttcaaggcaggattagacagattcatggatgccaagttattgaaacggatgtccatgtgccgcctctatgttggttgaagcaggcaggattcccttgagtaccatttgttgggggtcaagggaaagggagggtcttgccttctctttctgctcaagatccccaattggtgggccactgtgggacacagaatgctggactcaatgggctttggcccgattcagcatggctcttcttacgacTGTCTATCGGAGGCGCCAAACAGGATTCATCTCTCAATTGTGCCTCTGTAGAAAGTGACCAGTGGAAAGCGGCTCCGTAGCTGTTTTCGGTAATCAAGATTGACCCAGCTTCCACGGTATCCAGTCCCTAAGGCAGTGCAGCTTCTCAACCTGCTAAATTGCCCCCCTTATGGGCAGAGATTTAGGCAAAGAACATGAGCGGAATCTTTGTTTCCACCTGTGGTTTATTTCTCTGCAATTCTGTCCCACAAATAACCGAAAGCTCAATACGGATCAGCtgctataataattaataataatttattagattcgtatgccgcccctctcggaggactcggggcggctcacaacaataatacataatatacaaatccaatattaaaaacagtttaaaaacccttataaaaaacaatcatacaaccaaacgaaccatacataaatcggAAGAGCCAAGGGGTATATCATTTTCCCCAtgctggcgacataggtgggttttcaggagtttgtgaaatgcaaggagggtggaggcagtcctaatctctggggggagttgattccagagggccggggccgccacagagaaggctcttctcctgggtcccaccagacggcattgttttatcgacggaacccggagaaggccgactgtgtgggacctaatcggtcgctgagtccttggagtggggcggcatacaaatctaataaatcattattattattatgttgcaagccaccctgagtctaagaagaagggtggcaatatatatatttatttatttattatttatttattaatcagatttgtatgccgcccctctccgcagactcggggcggcccacaacaataataatacaatgtaaacaaatccaatatttaagtttaagttaatttaaaaccccaatttaaaaaccaatcatacatactaacataccatgcatacattttataagcctagggggagggaaagtctcaattcccccatgcctgacgacagaggtgggttttaaggaaaatgagggtgggggcaactctgatatctggggggagttggttccaaagggccggggcctccacagagaaggctcttcccctgggtcccaccaaacgacattgtttagttgacgggacacggagaaggccaactctgtgggacctaactggtcgctgggattcgtgcggcagaatatatatgaataaataaataaataaataaataaataaatagtaataatttaaTGCAACTACGTGCACACCCTCCTTTCCTGGGTCCCCTTAAGCACAAGGTGGGTTTCTCATTTGCACCCGAAGGAGTTCCTACTCCTGACCTACACAGCCTGCTACTCTGTGGGCGCGGAGACCACGAGGCAGAAGAGCAGGTGGCTTACCTGTCACTGTGGCTCTTTGAGTGGCCATCTGCCATCCCCTTGCCAAGAAAGTTCTGCGAGTAAAAGACCACCGTGTTAGTTCACAAGcccgagggagagggagggcaCTTCCCCAAGGCCAAGCGAGGCCCCGATGGAGCTTTCCAACGTCAATCCAGGCCGGAAGCCCTTCCAGGGGAATCTGTGCAGATGACCACTTAAAGAACCATCAGGATCTTCCCTGCATGAAACTGGTGCGCCCCACTCTGGCGTCCTCCATGAAGTGGAACAATCCACTTTCTTTGCGCCTTTTCTACTCGACCACCGTCATCCACGTACTTGGGGTGGAATGCCAACAGCAACCAGGGACAATCCTGCCCCTCAGTCTGCCCCCTTGcaaaggaagccccccccccccttaaatccTTCCTGCTTCTAGTCAGAAAAAATGGACCCACTGCTACCATCAAAATAAGCCAATCCGAAAATGCCTGGAGGTtttagtgttccctcgactttcgcgggtccgaagttcatgaaaagtctatagcacggtttttcaaaaaatattaattaaaaaaatacttcgtggtttttttttctatatcacggtttttcctgcccaatgacgtcatacaccatcgccaaacttttgtccgccattgctgattggccgaaatgtcggccaatcagtgttgttatcGCAAAAATTTCACCCGTCATTGCCGATGGcctgaaatctcagccaatcagcggtgTTATCCCGGCGTGCATTAGTACTTTTACAACTATTAAAACTTATTATAAGACATGCCCAAGATGCCTGAAGTGGTGATTGAAGATCattaattatgttaataatttcTGCTAATTAAATAACAAAGTTAATAatgattgttaataaataattatgtttataaatatcaggatcattaagtgtcttattcaccAGTAATcattgtgagtaataatctaaatggttgttaagggaatgggaaatggtaatttaggggtttaaagtattaggggaaggcttgtgatactgttcatagccaaaaatggtgtatttacttccgcatctctactttgtggatattcgacttttgcgggcggtctcagaacacattccgcgaaagtcaagggaacccTGTATTTTCAAACTACGACACACCATCATGCTCCAGAAATTCTTCCCAACTGTTATGCCAAAGGTaagatttggggggtggggggaacaaaACGCTTTGCTGGTTTCTGCACATGGAAGAACATCAGTTTGGTCCAGTGATGTAGGCACCAGGCTAGCAAGCAGGAGGCCACGGGTGCGAGTACTGAGTCAGCCAGAGAAAGCAGCTGGGTCAGTTTGGTCCCATCCCTCTTTTTTGGCCCAATACATCTCACAGGGTCGTCACGGGGCAAATAAGAGTAGGAAGTGGCAGACagggcaggggggttggactagatgacctataaggtcccttccaactctgttttgtaTTCTGTAAAccagagttcttcaaacttgggaactttaagacttgtggctggctggaaaattctgggagttgaagtccacaagtcttaaagttgccaagtttgcgaACCCCTGCTGTAAACATTAAGCATGCTTGCCACCTTATTTGTAAAATTAATGAAGAGGAATAAaattaagtaaaaataaaaacaaaagtcaGAGGAAATTTATTGGGGAAATAAATAGAACAAGGCAGGTGGTGGTTCAACACTCTACCCTACCCCTGAGAAGTTCCCGGGGTGGAATATCTACCTGCCTCTCTACCCTCCAATCCCCCagcatttccctccctcccctggagCTGCCATGAGGTCCCAACAGTTCACCGGTGGCCTGCACGACCCTTCCCCGTGTCACTGACACCCTTCCTCCTGCCCTTAACCCCTCCACCCCTCTCAAAACCAAAGAGCAACCTTTCAGCCTGGGCAGGCACCAAAGCATCCGACGTTCACGTCTGTATCTGAGTTCAAGGTATTTGAAACCGCCTGTATGTGGAACCTTTTGCCTTTTCCTACTAGTAGTAAGTGGgctctccatccttccctccgcGTCCTcaaggagagggaatggggaacAAACGGGTCCATCAACATCCATCCTTCTCCAACTCTTCCTTCCAAGCAAGCAGCCACCCTATGCCTTGGGATGTTCCCTAGGAATGTCCAAGGAACATTCCCACCCAGTGCAGGGGAGCCACAAATCGTGAGAAATGAGAATGCGGGGGACATTGCAAGTGACATGGAGAGCGGTCAAGCCGAAATGgattttctccgggtcccatcaactaaacaatgtcgtctggcaggcctcaggggaagagccttctctgtggcggccccggtcctctagaatcaagttccccccggagatcagaaccgctcccaccttccttgcctttcgtaggctactgaagacccacctatgtcgtcaggcatggggaaattgagataccgctgggcttatattgtttatgtatggcatgattgtgttttaataatgggtttttagatgtcttttaatatattggatttgtcacattgctgtttttgttgtgagctgctccgagtctccagagaggggcgacatacaaattgaaaaaattattaataattattaatttattattaattattattattaataataataattaataataattattattattttgtcttttGCTCACTGACACTCCTGGTCCATGCAGAAGCAGATTCGGAACAGCATCCTTGAATATACCTAGCGTTTTTAACGGGAGGAAAAAAGTGGCCTCGGTCACTTGCTCAGCACGTCCCATCCATCTCAGGGAGATTTATTCCCCAGTGGAAGGACTCAATCCCTGCATCCAAAGGACCGTCAGTTCTCACGGCTACACCCTAAAGGCCACAGGAAGGTGGTGCAGGCTTGTTTAGGTGGCCTGGTTATAACAGATCTTGCAGATAAATAGCTGGATCACCTGCTAGAACAGACgtggcccgcccgctatctgtgaccggtccacgGAGGTCggagtccgctccagtgcgaggatgaaagcgCTTACCGCGTCTGCCGGGAATCCTCagattcctgctttcctgatgaatcacaaggaaagcaggaactggaggagttccggcagacgtggtgagctctttcctcctcgcactggagcagaccctattattattattattattattattattattttattagatttgtatgccgcccctctccgtagactaacctcctaccgagagcgtccgagcacagaaaccacgcaaacactccagcgcagtgactgtgatGTACCgggttgccgtaaagcaaacaattaggggtctgtagagtgggtctgggtgtttaggtcaggctagggtctgggtctttacagtattggatagaactgagttaattatattagtctggccctctaaaaacatcccaatttctcatgcagccccatggcaaaattaattgcccacccctgtgctAGAAGAAAGACAAAGCATTCACCGAGAGCTCACCGTTTTTCCACCAGCACCTTGCAGGCCCTTGCTTGGGCAAACAGTTGGTTTACACGGTTCTCCTCTGTGTCAAAGTGTTTTCTATAAAAAGACTAAAGACAAGGAGCCATGTCAGAGGACCAAGCCTTCTCCTGGCGGAAAGCCCAGGGAGGGGCTGCTGGGATCTCTAAGAGGAGCCTCCCTCTGCCTCCCCAGAGAGAATACAAGTGGGGCAGCCGCCTGTCAACGAGGATCATCTTGGAAGACTCCACAGAAGGCCTGTGAGCAAAGGGCCAACCCAGGGGTTTCTAGTGGACAGCAGATGGCCACGGCTGCGAGTCTACAGCCATGGCTCTTAAGAGAGTGCGAGCGTCCCTCCTAGGATGGTGTCTGGAGCAGCAGCATCCAAACAAGCTACCTGGTTTTTGTAGCCCTTGTCCACGCCCAGCGTCTGGGTGCAGAAGAGATGCTTCACCCCAAAGTGACACATCAGGTACGCCAAGTCAATTGTCCAGATACTTTTGGTCAACTGGAGGTCCCGGACTGCTTTCTGGAAGTCTTCATCATTCAGCAGGTTCAGGTACCTGAGGTCAGGTCAGGTGGATGGGACCAGGGTGGGCATCAGAggcaaaaggaggggagaaaaacAAGCAAACCACCCTTAAAATCCATGGAGTTCACGGACCACACACTACCTCCGCCCCACTCCCAGTTCAAGAGGCCAGGAGGACTGCGATTCCCGGCATGCaccaggccagtgtttcccaaccgtggcaacttgaagatatttggacttcaactcccagaattccccgggaAACACTGCCCCAAGCAGCTGGCGGCGACGGGGCCTGACGCGGGCGGGGCATGCCGGGAGTCGCAGTCCCGTCGGGAGACTCACCGCAGCGCCATCCTGGAGCAGGCCAGCCCGCAGTCCCAGTGGTAGAGCTGCTGCAGCGCCGGCACCTTCAGCTGCACCGGGTCCCCGACGCCCTCGGCGGCCGCCTCGGCAAGGGCGGGCGAGGGCGGCGAAGGGCCCCCGAGCTCCCCCGATCCTCCTCGCCCGGCCGCGCAAGACGGCGCCCCCGGCCCGGGCCACCCACCTGAGGACGGCGGCGCCACCCCCCTCCTCGGCCGGGCTCTTCATGGCGCTGGCGGGGCCCGGCCCGGGCTGGGCGGAGCATCGCGCGCGCGCGGGGCAGGCCGGGAGCGCCGCTCCTCTCCCGGCGAGAGGCGCCGCGCCATAGAGGCGGCGGGGCAGAGCGTCGCGTGCGCGCGCGGAGGAAGCCGGGAGCGTCGCTTCTCTCCCCGGGGAGAGCACCACGCCATAGAGGCGACGGGACAGAGCGTCGCTCGCATGGAGGAAGCCAAGAGCGCCGCTTCTCTCCCGTGGGTAGCATCACGCCATAGAGGCAGCGGTGCCGAGGGTCGCGTGCGCGCGCGGAGGAAGCCGGAAGCGCCGCTTCTCTCATGGGGGTAGCGTCACGCCATAGAGGCGACGGGAGAGAGCGTCACTCGCGCGCGCGGAGGAAGCCAGGAGCGccgcttctcttctcttccgccTCTTCCTCCGCCATCGGACTTCTCGGGCCGCCATGTCCATCGGGGTGCCGATCAAGGTGCTGCACGAGGCCGAGGGGCACATCGTCACCTGCGAGACCAACACGGGCGAGGTCTACCGCGGGAAGCTCATCGAGGCCGAGGACAACATGAACTGCCAGGCAGGGCCGGAGGCAGGGAGGGCGAGGGGCCTGGGGAGcgggtgtctctctctctctctggggccTAACCGccgctccctcccttctcccccctcccctcagaTGTCCAACATCACGGTGACCTACCGGGACGGCCGCGTGGCGCAGCTGGAGCAGGTCTACATCCGCGGCAGCAAGATCCGCTTCCTGATCCTGCCGGACATGCTGAAGAACGCACCGATGCTGAAGAGCATGAAGAACAAGAACCAGGGCTCGGGCGCCGGGCGCGGCAAGGCCGCCATCCTCAAGGCCCAGGGTGGGTGACGGCGGGAGGGGCGGAGGCGGCCGGGGGACCGGACAGATGCCCCTTGCGCCCCACCTGCCGCCGCCTCAGctcttcttttttttgggggggggggggcgtctggCACAAAGGGCACCGCACGTCTTAAGTCCTCAGCGGCGGGGGTCGAGTCAGGGCTGCCGTTAAAAGCAGTCGGGGATGCGTTGGTGACCGCCCCCCATGAAACCTTAGTGTTCAGGGTCCCCCTCGGGGTGACCCCCCCCTGTCACTTCTTCTCGGGGCGGAGGAG
This window harbors:
- the GUCD1 gene encoding LOW QUALITY PROTEIN: protein GUCD1 (The sequence of the model RefSeq protein was modified relative to this genomic sequence to represent the inferred CDS: deleted 4 bases in 3 codons) codes for the protein MCPSASCSTLIGTPMDMAAREVRWRRKRPSSARARDALPRRLYGAALSPGEERRSRPAPRARDSAQPGPGPASAMKSPAEEGVAPPSSGGWPGPGAPSCAAGRGGSGELGGPSPPSPALAEAAAEGVGDPVQLKVPALQQLYHWDCGLACSRMALRYLNLLNDEDFQKAVRDLQLTKSIWTIDLAYLMCHFGVKHLFCTQTLGVDKGYKNQSFYRKHFDTEENRVNQLFAQARACKVLVEKRTVTIGDIQEHLSQGHIAIVLVNAVLLLCDLCSSPVKYCCFLPIGQKCFCRSPDYQGHFIVLCGYNRALGCIYYNNPAYADRTCSTSVHNFEEARTSYGTDEDILFIYQDS
- the SNRPD3 gene encoding small nuclear ribonucleoprotein Sm D3, translating into MSIGVPIKVLHEAEGHIVTCETNTGEVYRGKLIEAEDNMNCQMSNITVTYRDGRVAQLEQVYIRGSKIRFLILPDMLKNAPMLKSMKNKNQGSGAGRGKAAILKAQVAARGRGRGMGRGNIFQKRR